TGTAGTGACAGGTTGTGCCACATTGATTGCCATTTATTCTCAGGTCACTGGCCTGTTTGAAATCtgcttgttcttgttcttgtttcttTAAATATATCTGATTAccacattaataataattttgaaagtATTAAATGCCTCTCAAATGCATCAGATGCTTTCAATGTTATTACATAACAATCATTCCATCATTACTTTGCACACTGATCATCTCACCTCATCTTCTCCATCTTCTGGGTGGCTCCTCTCTGAAGTTCTTGAGTGCAAGAGTGCTGTTCCCCCTGCTCTCGCATCTCTCCTGTGGAATACAACATGAGACACATTATTGAGTCCATGACATTCACCAGTCTCTGCCTCTTGGAATaagcaaaaaaaggaagaggTATACTTGGCAGGAAGCCCCCATCTCAGGCGAGGTGGGAAGAAGATCAATAGAGATGGTCCTACCTCTTCTATTCCTTTCTAATCTGATCTTCCAGCACATCCAATTCACCATAACCACCACTATTATCACCAGAAGAAATATGAGGGAAGAGATAACCCGTGGACTCCAACTCAATGGTCCAAACTGTCCACCTGCAATGAGCAATAAGAGTCTCTCAAAACATATTTTAATAACAACTGCCAGAGTCTCACATAACCatggaaatgtagagttggaaggttaaactagagtcatctagtccaaccccctgcgttTTAGGGATCTTTTACCCAAggaggggcttgaacccatgactccgAGATTCAAAGTCTCATGCTCACGCCTGGCCAAGTGCAGAAGAATAAATAACAAGAGATAAGCAAGTGCTGGTAATCTATCCCATTTGTATTGCAATGATTTGGGCTGTGAATGTCCTGTCCGATACACTTGCCTGCCCTGAATCAAGCTAGGAATAGGAGGAGATtgggagggcagcagcagcaattcacAGGATCAGGGCAGTCTTCAAGGACAACTGTGTTTGCTCTGATCCTGCTCAAAAGCATGCAAAGAGAAGCATTTATTAATACAAACACATCTCCTCAAATCCCTCATGTTAAGGGCCAGCCTGCCTATTCACCTCCTCTGGATAAtgaaggagaggatatattgctcACCTTCATCACTCTCGCAGATGCTGAGCAAGTCAAAGGAGGCTCTCTTTTGGTCAACAGGATTGCTGACCAGGCAGGTGAATTTGGAGTAGAAAGAACTGTTCCAGGAGAAGACACGGAGGTCCTGGCCATTGTCAGAAACCTGGTAGCGATTCACACTCTTTCCCAAAGCCCTGTGCGGACCCCCTGTATCCCAGGAGACCTTGAGCTCTTCCCTTCCAGGTGTGTGGCATCGCAAGGTCACGTTACATCCACCTGGAGTCTTGGATTCCACTTGGTGGTGTATCTGTGGGGTTGGCACTGGCTCTGTGGAACACAAATGAAAACAGCATAAGCTTTCACCCCACCCCTACCAAGGCCTATGTTGCGAAATGGTGCTGATCCTACTCTATGAGCCAAACAGTGAAAGCAGTAACTTACCATAAACAGTGAGGTTGAAATGCTGTTCTTGAAACTGTGTTTTAGTAAACCAGATGCGAGTATTGTAGATTCCACCATCATCCAACTCCAGGTCTCTGAGCTTTATTGTTGTCTCGTTCACCATGTCTAGCCGTTGTCCAAACCGGCCAGTGGGACTTGGGTGCCCCAGTTTCCCATGACTGAATTCCCCCAGCCAATAGCCCAGGTCATGCCTTTGTGGGCGGAAGTCCCATTCAATTTTCTCTACTGTTATTCCTTGAGATACATTGGCAGGAAACAAGACTGATCCTCCCAGGATTCCCTTCACCTGGTGG
This is a stretch of genomic DNA from Lacerta agilis isolate rLacAgi1 chromosome 17, rLacAgi1.pri, whole genome shotgun sequence. It encodes these proteins:
- the LOC117061460 gene encoding V-set and immunoglobulin domain-containing protein 10-like, producing the protein MVNETTIKLRDLELDDGGIYNTRIWFTKTQFQEQHFNLTVYEPVPTPQIHHQVESKTPGGCNVTLRCHTPGREELKVSWDTGGPHRALGKSVNRYQVSDNGQDLRVFSWNSSFYSKFTCLVSNPVDQKRASFDLLSICESDEGGQFGPLSWSPRVISSLIFLLVIIVVVMVNWMCWKIRLERNRRGRTISIDLLPTSPEMGASCQVYLFLFLLIPRGRDW